A genomic region of Verrucomicrobiia bacterium contains the following coding sequences:
- the dnaX gene encoding DNA polymerase III subunit gamma/tau, which yields MSSYQVIARKYRPQRFADVVGQEHVSQTLAHAIEQNRIAHAYLFCGPRGTGKTTLARIFAKALNCTGGPRADFDVNDPKCVEIAEGRSMDVLEIDGASNNGVEQVRELRDTCKYAPASSKFKIYIIDEVHMLSTAAFNALLKTLEEPPAHVKFMFATTDPEKVLPTILSRCQRFDLRRIPASLIVQQLSKIAKEEKVQITPAALHAIARGADGGMRDAESTLDQLISFCGDSIEEADVLSMFGLTAQGQLIELSCAMLNGEVENSLRLLNNLAKGGKDLGRLLSDLLNHFRNLLIFQVSKGDLNLLEVSESEAGALQEQSALASAEALTRIMEVLTDTEGRLRDASSKKILLEVALLKAIQARNALSIDSVLERLQELRGGPPAGSPPPPLAPSASAPPVPARAQTAAPAAKPVRTEVVSIPAAAAAERPSSAALEAPSANTAPSAEDDLELLWAKLLELAGRASPFTRTYLLEAHPVSFVKGLFTIGFPSACEDHIALVDNTKTQALLKGKLAELGHPNCHVRFVKAEPSPERQPVIVAMPSPAPASASPSPSPANAAKPPPRAASPSTPAKDAPAPPVFSKEDFKNDPLIQKALEIFKGQIVDIRPASS from the coding sequence ATGTCCTCGTATCAGGTCATCGCCCGGAAGTATCGCCCACAGCGGTTTGCAGATGTCGTGGGGCAGGAACACGTCTCCCAGACGCTCGCCCACGCCATCGAACAAAACCGCATTGCGCACGCCTACCTGTTCTGCGGGCCGCGCGGCACCGGCAAAACCACGCTCGCACGCATCTTCGCCAAGGCCCTGAACTGCACAGGCGGGCCGCGCGCCGACTTCGACGTCAACGACCCCAAATGCGTGGAGATTGCCGAGGGCCGTTCCATGGACGTGCTTGAGATCGACGGCGCGAGCAACAACGGCGTGGAACAGGTGCGCGAACTGCGCGATACCTGCAAATACGCGCCGGCCTCTTCCAAGTTCAAGATCTACATCATCGACGAAGTTCACATGCTTTCCACGGCGGCGTTCAACGCCCTGCTGAAAACGCTTGAAGAGCCGCCTGCTCACGTGAAGTTCATGTTTGCCACCACCGATCCCGAAAAGGTGTTGCCAACCATTCTTTCTCGCTGCCAGCGCTTCGATCTGCGGCGCATCCCGGCATCGTTGATCGTTCAGCAACTCTCCAAGATCGCGAAGGAAGAGAAGGTGCAGATCACGCCTGCAGCGCTGCACGCGATTGCCCGCGGGGCCGACGGCGGCATGCGGGACGCCGAATCCACCCTCGACCAGTTGATCAGTTTCTGCGGCGACAGCATTGAGGAAGCGGATGTGCTGTCCATGTTCGGCCTGACGGCCCAGGGCCAGTTGATCGAACTTTCCTGCGCAATGCTGAATGGCGAGGTGGAAAATTCATTGCGCCTGCTGAACAACCTCGCAAAGGGCGGCAAGGACCTCGGACGCCTTCTATCTGATCTGTTGAACCATTTCCGCAACCTGCTGATTTTCCAGGTTTCAAAAGGCGACCTCAATCTGCTTGAAGTCTCCGAGAGTGAAGCCGGGGCGCTGCAGGAACAGTCGGCGCTCGCTTCCGCCGAGGCGCTCACGCGCATCATGGAAGTGCTTACCGACACCGAAGGCAGGCTGCGCGATGCTTCGTCGAAAAAAATCCTGCTGGAAGTCGCGTTGCTGAAAGCGATCCAGGCGCGGAATGCGTTGAGCATCGATTCCGTCCTCGAGCGGTTGCAGGAGTTGCGCGGCGGGCCGCCAGCCGGTTCACCGCCGCCGCCATTGGCACCCAGCGCTTCGGCTCCCCCTGTGCCCGCGCGCGCGCAAACCGCTGCGCCTGCAGCGAAGCCCGTGCGAACGGAAGTTGTTTCCATTCCGGCGGCTGCGGCGGCAGAACGACCAAGCTCCGCCGCGTTGGAGGCTCCTTCTGCAAATACAGCGCCTTCCGCTGAAGACGACCTCGAATTGTTGTGGGCAAAACTGCTCGAGCTTGCAGGCCGCGCAAGTCCGTTCACACGGACGTACCTATTGGAGGCGCATCCGGTTTCTTTCGTGAAAGGCCTATTCACAATTGGTTTTCCCTCTGCGTGCGAGGATCACATCGCGCTTGTGGACAACACAAAGACGCAGGCGCTGTTGAAGGGCAAGCTCGCGGAACTTGGGCATCCGAACTGCCACGTCCGCTTCGTGAAGGCAGAGCCGTCGCCCGAACGTCAACCGGTCATCGTCGCGATGCCGTCCCCCGCCCCTGCGTCCGCTTCACCTTCCCCAAGTCCGGCCAACGCGGCCAAACCGCCCCCGCGCGCCGCATCGCCTTCAACTCCGGCGAAAGACGCCCCCGCGCCGCCTGTATTCAGCAAGGAGGATTTCAAGAACGATCCGCTGATCCAGAAGGCGCTCGAAATTTTCAAGGGACAGATTGTCGACATCCGTCCCGCATCCAGCTAA
- a CDS encoding YbaB/EbfC family nucleoid-associated protein, whose amino-acid sequence MSSIGKLMKQAARMQQQMEQVQGQLAQRTVEATSGGGAVKVVAKCDGSLGSIKIDPAAIDPKDAQLLEDLVLTAANQALAQAREISNAEMGKVTSGFNLPGMG is encoded by the coding sequence ATGTCCAGCATCGGAAAACTCATGAAGCAGGCTGCGCGCATGCAGCAGCAAATGGAACAGGTCCAGGGCCAGCTCGCTCAACGCACAGTAGAGGCGACGAGCGGGGGCGGCGCGGTGAAGGTCGTCGCGAAATGCGATGGCTCGCTGGGATCCATCAAAATCGATCCTGCCGCAATCGATCCCAAAGACGCGCAGTTGCTTGAAGACCTGGTCCTGACTGCGGCGAACCAGGCGCTGGCGCAGGCCCGCGAAATTTCAAATGCAGAAATGGGCAAGGTGACCTCCGGATTCAATCTGCCCGGCATGGGCTGA
- the recR gene encoding recombination mediator RecR has product MPLPEPITRLTAELNKLPGIGPRSAERIALHLVQADPTAVRQLAELLVQARERIHLCPICAALTEKSPCDICSDSRRDASIVCVVEQPTDILSLEKSATYRGKYHVLGGKISPLDGVEPEDLRIAQLEKRLGDEPIREIVIALGTDVEGDATGYYLAKRLGRQGLKITRIAHGLPAGSGLEFADELTLSRALEGRREM; this is encoded by the coding sequence GTGCCCCTTCCCGAGCCCATAACGCGACTGACAGCCGAGCTGAACAAGCTGCCCGGGATTGGACCGCGTTCGGCCGAGCGCATTGCTCTCCACCTGGTGCAAGCGGATCCAACCGCAGTCCGCCAGCTTGCGGAGCTGTTGGTCCAGGCGCGGGAACGGATTCATCTGTGTCCGATCTGCGCCGCCCTTACCGAGAAATCTCCCTGCGATATTTGCAGTGATTCGCGCCGGGACGCTTCGATCGTCTGCGTGGTGGAACAACCCACGGATATTCTGAGTCTGGAGAAATCCGCGACATATCGCGGGAAGTATCATGTGCTTGGCGGGAAAATCTCGCCGCTCGATGGCGTTGAGCCCGAAGATCTCCGCATCGCGCAATTGGAGAAGCGCCTCGGTGATGAACCCATCCGCGAGATTGTCATCGCCTTGGGAACCGATGTCGAAGGCGATGCAACGGGATATTACCTTGCGAAGCGTCTGGGACGGCAAGGCCTGAAGATCACCCGCATTGCACATGGCTTGCCGGCGGGGAGCGGATTGGAATTTGCGGATGAATTGACCCTCAGCCGCGCGCTCGAAGGCCGGCGGGAAATGTGA
- a CDS encoding HAD family phosphatase, producing MIPKVVVFDLGKVLLDFDYAVAAHRIAEKSTAGVEESRFFIDQSPLLHRYECGTITTEQFFGEICQLSGFTGTSNEFAEFFSDIFAPIPAMIQLHADLRAAGIPTYIFSNTNDLAIMHVRRRFPFFANFDGYILSYEHGVMKPNPRIYRAVEEKSGHRGREIAYLDDRAENVLGGAQRGWNAVLHESPEKSRRALQALGLLPSDA from the coding sequence ATGATTCCCAAAGTTGTCGTTTTCGACCTTGGCAAAGTTCTGCTGGATTTCGATTACGCCGTTGCGGCCCATCGCATCGCGGAGAAGTCCACCGCGGGCGTGGAGGAATCGCGCTTCTTCATCGACCAATCTCCCCTGCTGCACCGATACGAATGCGGGACGATCACGACGGAGCAGTTCTTCGGCGAAATCTGCCAGCTTTCTGGATTTACGGGAACGTCGAATGAGTTTGCGGAATTCTTCAGCGACATCTTCGCGCCGATACCTGCAATGATACAGCTGCACGCCGATCTTCGTGCGGCGGGAATTCCCACCTATATTTTTTCCAACACGAACGACCTGGCGATCATGCATGTGAGGCGGCGGTTTCCGTTCTTCGCAAATTTTGACGGCTACATTCTCTCTTACGAGCATGGCGTAATGAAGCCCAATCCGCGGATCTACCGCGCTGTGGAGGAGAAGTCGGGCCATCGCGGACGGGAAATTGCGTATCTCGACGATCGTGCGGAGAACGTCCTGGGCGGAGCGCAACGCGGATGGAACGCCGTGCTGCACGAGTCGCCCGAGAAATCGCGGCGGGCTTTGCAGGCGCTGGGGCTGCTGCCGTCCGACGCTTAG
- a CDS encoding ThuA domain-containing protein, with amino-acid sequence MRMISSLSKIFITIATAGTLCSSIAAEQKIVLIAGRPSHGPGEHEHNAGVQLFKKCLANVPGIQVETHSNGWPTNENALEGAAAVLFYCDGGAGHPALQGERLQQLDALRAKGTGFLCVHYGVEPTKEKGQKEFISWIGGCFETHWSVNPHWEPEFKNFPVHPITRGVKPFQMRDEWYYHMRFAEDMKGVTPILSAVPSAETLTRPDGPHSGNPHVRQAVEKGEPQHVAWAYEEGGKRGFGFTGGHFHKNWGNENMRKLMLNAILWVAKVEVPANGVESTITEEDLTQNLDQKRRR; translated from the coding sequence ATGCGTATGATCTCCAGCCTCTCGAAAATTTTTATCACGATCGCGACAGCCGGAACCCTGTGCTCGTCGATTGCAGCCGAGCAGAAGATTGTCCTGATCGCGGGCCGTCCAAGTCACGGGCCGGGCGAGCACGAACATAATGCGGGCGTTCAGCTCTTTAAGAAGTGCCTGGCCAATGTTCCTGGAATCCAGGTGGAAACACATTCCAACGGCTGGCCAACGAATGAAAACGCGTTGGAAGGCGCCGCAGCGGTGCTGTTTTATTGCGACGGCGGAGCCGGGCATCCCGCATTGCAAGGCGAGCGACTGCAGCAACTCGATGCGTTGCGCGCCAAGGGAACGGGATTCCTGTGCGTGCATTACGGAGTCGAACCCACGAAGGAAAAAGGCCAGAAGGAGTTTATCAGCTGGATCGGCGGGTGTTTTGAAACGCACTGGTCGGTGAATCCGCATTGGGAGCCCGAGTTCAAGAATTTCCCCGTTCATCCCATCACGCGCGGCGTCAAGCCGTTCCAAATGCGCGATGAATGGTATTACCATATGCGCTTCGCTGAGGACATGAAGGGCGTCACTCCCATCTTGTCAGCAGTGCCTTCCGCAGAAACGTTGACCCGGCCCGATGGTCCGCACAGCGGCAATCCACACGTGCGCCAGGCCGTTGAGAAGGGCGAACCCCAGCACGTAGCCTGGGCTTACGAAGAAGGCGGGAAGCGCGGGTTTGGTTTCACAGGCGGACATTTCCACAAGAACTGGGGCAACGAGAACATGCGCAAGCTGATGCTGAACGCAATACTCTGGGTCGCCAAAGTCGAAGTGCCTGCCAACGGCGTCGAGTCAACGATCACGGAAGAGGATCTCACCCAGAACCTCGACCAAAAACGGCGTCGCTAA
- a CDS encoding polysaccharide lyase, whose translation MINTVSKFSVTLALAALLALNCWGQAPAQDQTAPIVEAGQIPPLPPTLTSAIPAFPGAWGGGMFTTGGRGGRVIAVTNLANSGPGTLREAINASGARIVIFRIAGIIRLEGNLDINHPDITIAGQSAPGDGICIANGSLNINTRNVIIRHLRVRRGNPEGGQGSDNIGGNPEGQIVVDHCSASWGMDENLSLYRYMRSVPAGEREKMPAMNVTVQWCISSEALDGKGHAFGGTWGGQDSTFHHNLFACNTGRNPSIGMSGEFDFRNNVIFNWRHRTMDGGDETSMINVINNYYKAGPAANANMISTIARIEQRKQYSPGREFEPGNWYPPTAPRPGKWYVAGNIFENAPDVTKDNWKGMRGPMDLARVNTPFEAWPLLQQPAAEAYAAVLAKAGATLPKRDSVDQRVTEMVRTGKTATRDGIISDPKEVGGYPEFTFSPASVPADADGDGMPDAWETSHGLNPNNPADNAADSDKDGYTNVEEFLNGTHPQEFIDYKNLGNNRDTISG comes from the coding sequence ATGATCAACACAGTTTCGAAATTCTCCGTCACTTTGGCCCTCGCCGCTCTGCTGGCGCTCAATTGCTGGGGCCAGGCCCCGGCACAGGATCAGACCGCGCCGATCGTGGAAGCCGGCCAAATTCCGCCGCTGCCGCCGACACTCACAAGCGCCATTCCCGCGTTTCCTGGAGCGTGGGGCGGAGGCATGTTCACCACAGGCGGCAGGGGTGGCCGGGTGATCGCGGTGACTAATCTCGCCAATAGCGGGCCAGGCACACTGCGCGAAGCGATCAACGCCAGCGGCGCTCGCATCGTGATCTTCCGCATCGCCGGAATCATTCGCCTCGAGGGCAATCTCGACATCAACCATCCCGACATCACGATTGCAGGCCAGTCCGCGCCCGGCGATGGCATTTGCATCGCCAATGGATCGCTGAACATCAACACGCGGAACGTCATCATTCGCCACCTGCGGGTTCGGCGCGGAAATCCGGAGGGCGGACAAGGCTCTGACAACATTGGCGGCAACCCCGAAGGCCAGATCGTTGTGGACCATTGTTCGGCAAGCTGGGGCATGGACGAGAACCTCTCCCTCTATCGCTATATGCGAAGCGTTCCCGCGGGCGAACGTGAAAAGATGCCGGCGATGAATGTCACTGTGCAGTGGTGCATTTCGAGTGAGGCATTGGACGGCAAGGGTCACGCCTTCGGCGGCACATGGGGCGGGCAGGATTCGACGTTCCATCACAATCTCTTCGCGTGCAACACGGGGCGAAATCCCTCGATCGGCATGTCGGGCGAGTTTGATTTTCGCAATAACGTGATCTTCAACTGGCGGCACCGAACCATGGACGGCGGCGACGAGACCTCGATGATCAACGTGATCAACAATTACTACAAGGCAGGGCCTGCGGCGAACGCCAACATGATCAGCACGATCGCCCGCATCGAACAGCGCAAGCAATATTCCCCCGGCAGGGAATTCGAACCCGGCAATTGGTATCCGCCCACCGCGCCCCGGCCCGGCAAATGGTATGTCGCGGGCAACATCTTTGAGAACGCTCCCGACGTAACGAAGGACAACTGGAAGGGCATGCGCGGGCCGATGGACCTTGCGCGCGTCAACACGCCCTTCGAAGCCTGGCCGCTCCTGCAGCAGCCCGCCGCCGAGGCGTATGCGGCGGTTCTCGCCAAGGCGGGCGCGACGTTGCCGAAACGGGATTCCGTGGATCAGCGCGTCACCGAGATGGTCCGCACGGGGAAGACGGCCACACGCGATGGAATCATCAGCGATCCCAAGGAGGTGGGCGGTTATCCTGAGTTCACCTTTTCACCCGCATCCGTGCCGGCCGACGCTGATGGCGATGGCATGCCCGACGCCTGGGAAACCAGCCACGGTTTGAATCCGAACAATCCCGCCGATAATGCGGCCGACAGTGACAAGGACGGTTACACGAACGTGGAAGAATTCCTGAACGGCACGCATCCACAGGAATTCATCGATTACAAGAATCTGGGAAACAACCGCGACACGATCAGTGGATGA
- a CDS encoding DUF3826 domain-containing protein: MHPCSSPRSKSVPQWLAPALLAIAFTTSPGVNAQVVATRNVVTNAPTVSAAARSDAEAEKKAREWIGSLQLADPAAEARLTEVVSTHLKTIRDWHNEHPFTTVPAGINPATGAKLTDLDRQVIANSAMPRSVHEALMTGLRKDLSEAQVEAILDKYTIGKVEFTMRGYHAIVPDLKPEEEATIRGFLKQAREQAVDYKNMNQISAIFEIYKTKSEQYLNSNGRNWKELYRSYVAAANARKAAALGTNQPAAKTVQ, from the coding sequence ATGCATCCATGCTCCTCTCCTCGCAGCAAATCCGTCCCTCAATGGCTCGCGCCGGCACTTCTTGCCATCGCGTTCACAACCAGCCCCGGCGTTAATGCGCAGGTTGTTGCGACACGTAATGTGGTCACTAACGCGCCAACTGTGTCAGCAGCCGCCAGATCCGACGCCGAGGCCGAGAAGAAGGCGCGCGAGTGGATTGGGTCGCTTCAACTTGCTGATCCCGCCGCCGAAGCGCGCCTCACGGAGGTTGTATCCACCCATTTGAAAACGATTCGCGACTGGCACAACGAACACCCGTTCACGACCGTTCCTGCCGGGATCAATCCCGCGACGGGCGCAAAGTTGACGGATCTCGATCGGCAGGTGATCGCGAACTCTGCAATGCCACGCTCGGTTCACGAAGCCTTGATGACCGGCCTGCGCAAAGACTTGAGCGAGGCACAGGTCGAGGCGATTTTGGACAAGTACACCATCGGAAAGGTTGAGTTCACGATGCGCGGATATCATGCAATCGTGCCGGATTTGAAGCCCGAGGAGGAAGCCACGATCCGCGGCTTTCTCAAGCAGGCGCGCGAACAGGCCGTGGATTACAAGAACATGAACCAGATTTCTGCAATCTTTGAAATCTACAAGACGAAGTCGGAGCAGTATCTCAACAGCAACGGCCGGAACTGGAAGGAATTGTATCGCTCGTACGTCGCTGCCGCGAATGCCCGGAAAGCCGCTGCATTAGGGACTAACCAACCCGCTGCGAAAACAGTCCAGTAG
- the xth gene encoding exodeoxyribonuclease III: protein MTLMKIATFNVNGIRSRLPNVLEWLKRDSPDIACLQELKAADDVFPAEAIRGAGYHALWHGQKSWNGVAILARGAEPVERQRGLAGNPDDSHSRYLEADVNGIIVGCLYLPNGNPQPGPKFDYKLAWFERLISHAAALCKSGKPVVLAGDYNVVPTDFDIYNPRSWLKDALLQPETRECYRRLVGQGWTDAMRELFPNKRIYTFWDYFRQHWQRNAGLRIDHLLLNSVLKKRLVDAGVDTWVRGQSNASDHAPAWVQLADVVKRK, encoded by the coding sequence ATCACGCTGATGAAGATCGCGACATTCAACGTCAATGGCATTCGATCACGCCTGCCGAATGTCCTGGAATGGCTGAAGCGCGATTCACCCGACATTGCCTGTCTTCAGGAACTCAAGGCAGCCGACGATGTTTTCCCGGCGGAAGCGATTCGCGGCGCGGGTTATCACGCTCTTTGGCACGGTCAGAAATCCTGGAACGGGGTCGCGATCCTGGCGCGAGGGGCTGAGCCCGTCGAACGCCAGCGCGGATTGGCTGGCAACCCTGATGATTCGCACAGCCGATACCTGGAAGCGGACGTGAATGGCATCATTGTGGGCTGTCTCTATCTGCCGAATGGAAATCCACAGCCCGGGCCGAAGTTCGATTACAAGCTCGCCTGGTTTGAGCGGCTCATCAGCCATGCAGCGGCGCTCTGCAAGAGCGGAAAACCAGTTGTTCTCGCAGGCGACTACAACGTCGTTCCGACCGACTTCGACATCTACAATCCCCGTTCGTGGCTGAAGGACGCCTTGTTGCAACCAGAAACACGCGAATGTTATCGCCGTTTGGTGGGGCAGGGGTGGACCGATGCGATGCGAGAATTGTTTCCCAACAAGCGGATTTACACATTTTGGGATTATTTTCGCCAGCATTGGCAACGCAACGCGGGCCTAAGGATTGATCACCTGCTGCTCAATTCCGTGTTGAAGAAGCGTCTCGTCGATGCGGGCGTGGACACATGGGTGCGCGGTCAATCCAACGCCAGCGACCATGCCCCGGCATGGGTGCAATTGGCCGACGTCGTGAAACGCAAATGA
- a CDS encoding ABC transporter ATP-binding protein codes for MITLKNLTKRFGSQVAVQSLTFDIPAGQIVGFLGPNGAGKSTTLKMLTGMLEPSEGSATICGFDLGASPIEVKRRVGFVPESGAVFESLTGLEYLEMVAALYGIPHAAARERIQQFIAFFDLSFETLTDKLLGAYSKGMRRKVVITSALLHNPPVVFFDEPLDGLDANAAVGFKALIQTLAREGKTIVYSSHILDVVERVCHRVIIIDKGRLLLDGAPDALVASHNSGTLERLFTRLTGGTELEQRAQDFAHTFRS; via the coding sequence ATGATCACTCTCAAAAACTTGACGAAACGCTTTGGTTCCCAGGTCGCAGTCCAGTCGCTCACATTCGACATTCCCGCCGGCCAGATTGTCGGCTTCCTCGGTCCGAACGGCGCAGGCAAATCGACGACGCTCAAGATGCTCACCGGCATGCTCGAACCATCCGAAGGCTCCGCCACCATCTGCGGCTTTGATCTGGGTGCCAGTCCGATCGAGGTAAAACGCCGCGTCGGGTTTGTCCCGGAATCAGGCGCGGTGTTTGAATCGCTCACAGGGCTCGAGTACCTCGAGATGGTTGCAGCGTTGTATGGCATTCCTCACGCAGCTGCGCGCGAGCGGATCCAGCAGTTCATCGCCTTCTTCGACCTCAGTTTTGAAACCCTCACGGACAAACTTTTAGGCGCTTATTCAAAAGGGATGCGGCGAAAGGTCGTAATCACATCAGCGCTCTTGCACAACCCGCCGGTTGTTTTCTTTGACGAACCTCTGGATGGATTGGATGCGAATGCCGCTGTTGGTTTCAAGGCACTGATCCAGACGCTCGCGCGCGAAGGTAAAACAATCGTTTATAGCTCGCACATCCTGGATGTCGTCGAGCGCGTGTGTCACCGGGTTATCATCATAGACAAGGGGCGCCTGCTTCTCGACGGCGCGCCTGACGCGTTGGTGGCAAGCCACAATTCCGGCACATTGGAGAGGCTGTTCACGCGGCTCACTGGCGGAACGGAACTGGAGCAACGGGCCCAGGATTTTGCGCACACCTTTCGGTCATGA
- a CDS encoding carboxypeptidase regulatory-like domain-containing protein, which translates to MRIFLSIVLSALVVALPAQGGTITGNVRAEGRTAPGAGTSDGAYSSRKFKFVEKVDYTTMRDFVVYIDGGITNSVAPTNSTLQVTTERVAQQGAMFTPHVLPVQRGAMVEWPNYDEIFHNVFSVSDAKSFDLDLYKGNPPGKQVTFDRSGRVDVFCSIHERMHCIVLVLDNPHFASADEKGNYRITNVPAGTYILKAWHDRLPTEAREITVPADGEVRADFVLGVKNLPKH; encoded by the coding sequence ATGAGAATTTTTCTTTCCATCGTACTATCCGCGCTGGTCGTCGCATTGCCCGCGCAAGGGGGAACCATTACTGGCAACGTGCGCGCCGAAGGCAGGACGGCTCCAGGTGCGGGAACATCGGACGGCGCTTATAGCAGCCGCAAATTCAAGTTTGTGGAAAAGGTGGATTACACAACGATGCGTGATTTCGTCGTCTACATCGATGGCGGCATCACGAACAGCGTTGCGCCAACGAACTCCACGCTGCAGGTCACGACCGAACGCGTCGCGCAGCAGGGCGCGATGTTCACGCCGCACGTTTTGCCCGTGCAGCGCGGAGCGATGGTGGAATGGCCGAACTACGATGAAATTTTTCACAACGTGTTTTCAGTTTCCGACGCCAAGAGCTTTGATCTCGATCTCTACAAGGGGAACCCGCCGGGAAAGCAGGTGACGTTCGACCGCTCCGGGCGCGTTGATGTTTTCTGCTCCATTCACGAACGCATGCACTGCATTGTGCTCGTGCTGGACAACCCGCACTTTGCCTCTGCAGACGAGAAGGGAAATTACCGGATCACCAACGTTCCCGCGGGCACCTACATCCTGAAGGCGTGGCATGATCGCCTGCCGACCGAGGCGCGGGAGATAACCGTCCCGGCGGACGGGGAGGTGCGGGCCGACTTCGTGCTCGGCGTAAAAAATCTTCCGAAACATTAA